One Serinicoccus chungangensis genomic window carries:
- a CDS encoding MFS transporter: MAVPILLPLLVLGPFLVRESRDPAPGRVDPVGIALSMALSVVALTGFLFFVTQHLQLVEGMPALDASLVLVPGVVAMVASGLLVVRLVRHVRPATAVVGGLTFSFSAYALLAVGGETVTVPQIALAFALLGLGIGAAETISNDQILTAVSPAKAGAASAVSETAYEFGAVLGTTVLGGMLTAVYRSSLRVPAGTDEDAAAAARETLGGAVAAAERTGDPHLLEAARAAFDAGVGVTSTAGAVLVAVAALVAWTTLRRAES; encoded by the coding sequence GTGGCGGTGCCGATCCTGCTGCCGCTGCTCGTCCTGGGCCCCTTCCTCGTCCGGGAGTCGCGGGACCCGGCCCCCGGCCGGGTGGACCCGGTCGGGATCGCGCTGTCGATGGCCCTCAGCGTCGTCGCGCTGACCGGCTTCCTCTTCTTCGTCACCCAGCACCTGCAGCTCGTCGAGGGCATGCCCGCGCTCGACGCCTCCCTCGTCCTGGTGCCGGGCGTGGTCGCCATGGTGGCCTCCGGCCTCCTGGTGGTCCGGCTGGTGCGGCACGTCCGACCGGCCACCGCCGTGGTGGGCGGGCTCACCTTCTCCTTCAGCGCCTACGCCCTGCTCGCCGTGGGCGGCGAGACCGTCACGGTGCCCCAGATCGCGCTGGCCTTCGCCCTCCTCGGACTGGGCATCGGAGCGGCCGAGACCATCTCGAACGACCAGATCCTCACCGCCGTCTCCCCGGCCAAGGCGGGGGCCGCCTCGGCGGTGAGCGAGACCGCCTACGAGTTCGGCGCCGTGCTCGGCACCACGGTGCTGGGCGGGATGCTGACGGCCGTCTACCGCTCCTCGCTGCGCGTCCCCGCCGGCACCGACGAGGACGCCGCGGCCGCCGCCCGCGAGACCCTGGGCGGCGCGGTCGCGGCGGCGGAGCGGACCGGGGACCCGCACCTGCTGGAGGCGGCCCGCGCGGCCTTCGACGCCGGCGTGGGCGTCACCAGTACCGCGGGCGCCGTCCTCGTGGCTGTCGCCGCCCTGGTCGCCTGGACCACGCTGCGCCGGGCCGAGAGCTGA
- a CDS encoding YajQ family cyclic di-GMP-binding protein has translation MADSSFDIVSKVDHQEVANAVNQAAKEISTRYDFRNVGARVELANESISMAANSEERCKAVLDVLQTKLVKRGVSLKHLDYTHDGEPYASGKEYRLEAALKSGISSENAKKIAKIIRDEGPKAVKSQIQGDELRVTSKSRDDLQAVQRLLKEKDLDVALQFTNYR, from the coding sequence ATGGCCGACTCGTCCTTCGACATCGTCAGCAAGGTCGATCACCAGGAGGTCGCCAACGCCGTCAACCAGGCGGCCAAGGAGATCTCCACCCGCTACGACTTCCGGAACGTCGGCGCCCGGGTGGAGCTCGCGAACGAGAGCATCTCGATGGCGGCCAACAGCGAGGAGCGGTGCAAGGCGGTGCTCGACGTGCTGCAGACCAAGCTGGTCAAGCGAGGCGTCTCGCTCAAGCACCTCGACTACACCCACGACGGCGAGCCCTACGCCTCGGGCAAGGAGTACCGGCTCGAGGCGGCGCTGAAGAGCGGCATCTCCAGCGAGAACGCCAAGAAGATCGCCAAGATCATCCGCGACGAGGGCCCCAAGGCGGTCAAGAGCCAGATCCAGGGCGACGAGCTGCGGGTCACCTCCAAGTCGCGCGACGACCTGCAGGCGGTGCAGCGGCTGCTCAAGGAGAAGGACCTCGACGTGGCCCTGCAGTTCACCAACTACCGGTAG
- a CDS encoding ISL3-like element ISPfr2 family transposase has protein sequence MSDATPPAGFGRPDLTAFARLDGLGLSVTGQRLEPGRAVLACRVVEPDQWCRRCGIEGAARDTVIRRLAHEPLGWRPTVLEVVVRRYRCADCGHVWRQDTSAAAEPRAKLSRTGLRWALEGIVVAHLTVARVAEGLGVAWDTANNAVLAEGKRLLINDPTRFEGVKVIGVDEHVWRHTRRGDKYVTVIIDLTPVRDGAGPARLLDMVEGRSKAAFKTWLADRDDAFRDAVEVVAMDGFTGFKTGAAEEIPDAVTVMDPFHVVRLAGDALDRCRRRVQLAIHGHRGFRDDPLYKSRRTLHTGADLLTDKQSDRLRALFVDDAHVEVEATWGVYQRMIAAYRHEDRQRGRELMEKLITDLSAGVPKVLTELTTLGRTLKKRAADVLAYFERPGTSNGPTEALNGRLEHLRGSALGFRNLTNYIARSLLETGGVRPQLLHPRLG, from the coding sequence GTGTCCGACGCTACCCCGCCGGCCGGCTTCGGCCGCCCTGACCTGACCGCCTTCGCTCGACTCGACGGCCTCGGTCTGAGCGTGACCGGACAACGACTTGAACCGGGTCGTGCGGTCCTCGCGTGCCGCGTGGTGGAACCAGATCAGTGGTGCCGACGGTGCGGCATCGAAGGCGCTGCTCGTGACACCGTGATCCGGCGGTTGGCCCACGAGCCGCTGGGCTGGCGACCGACCGTGCTGGAAGTTGTAGTGCGCCGCTACCGCTGTGCCGACTGCGGACACGTGTGGCGCCAAGACACCAGCGCCGCGGCGGAGCCACGCGCGAAGCTCTCGCGCACCGGGCTGCGGTGGGCGCTGGAAGGGATCGTGGTCGCACACCTCACCGTCGCCCGTGTCGCCGAGGGACTCGGGGTCGCGTGGGACACCGCCAACAACGCGGTCCTGGCTGAAGGCAAGCGGCTGCTGATCAACGACCCCACGCGGTTTGAGGGCGTGAAGGTCATTGGCGTCGATGAGCACGTCTGGCGCCACACCAGGCGTGGCGACAAGTACGTCACCGTGATCATCGACCTCACCCCGGTCCGCGATGGCGCCGGCCCAGCAAGGCTGCTGGACATGGTCGAGGGCCGGTCGAAGGCGGCGTTCAAGACCTGGCTCGCCGACCGCGACGACGCCTTCCGTGACGCGGTCGAGGTGGTCGCGATGGACGGCTTCACCGGGTTCAAGACCGGCGCTGCAGAGGAGATCCCGGACGCGGTCACGGTGATGGATCCCTTCCACGTCGTGCGCCTGGCCGGTGACGCCCTCGACAGGTGCCGGCGCCGGGTCCAACTCGCGATCCACGGGCACCGTGGGTTCAGGGACGACCCGCTCTACAAGTCGCGGCGCACGCTGCACACCGGCGCGGACCTGCTCACCGACAAGCAGAGCGACAGGCTACGCGCGCTGTTCGTTGATGACGCTCACGTCGAGGTCGAGGCGACCTGGGGTGTCTACCAGCGCATGATCGCCGCCTATCGCCACGAGGACCGGCAACGTGGCCGCGAGCTCATGGAGAAGCTGATCACCGACCTCAGCGCCGGCGTCCCCAAGGTGCTCACCGAGCTCACCACCCTGGGCCGGACCCTGAAGAAGCGAGCCGCTGACGTGCTCGCCTACTTCGAACGACCCGGCACCAGCAACGGGCCGACCGAGGCGCTCAACGGACGGCTCGAACACCTGCGCGGCTCCGCACTCGGGTTCCGCAACCTGACCAACTACATCGCCCGAAGCCTGCTCGAGACCGGCGGCGTCAGACCCCAACTCCTACACCCCCGATTGGGATGA